From the genome of Elusimicrobiaceae bacterium:
TACCTCGCTTTCTACGTCCTCTTTATCGCACATTATAGAAATTGATACGGTCAATTATACCGCTACCATACAAGCAGGAGTAGCCGTAGACTCCATTGTGAAAACACTGGCCGGTCATCAGCTTTATGCCAAATTGCCAACCGGTTTTACCGGCACATTAGGCGCGTTGGTAGCCACCAAAGCTGCGCCGGAATTTATCTCTCAAATTACAGGGATAGAGGCCCTGCTTGCCAATGGAGATTTTATCTCCTACGGCGGAAAAGTGATGAAAAATGCCGCCGGTTATAATATAGGCCGCTTGCTGGCCGGTTCATGGGGAGCCTTGGGAATTATCACGCAACTTACTTTCAAAATTTATGCCTCGGCTTGCCAGACAGAGGCCCTCGCGCCGCAAACACCCCACGCCGATGAATTATTCAGAGCTGTTAAAAAAGAAATAGATCCCGACGGATTGTTCTTGTCCCCGGCGTTTTCTACGGAGGGAGCATGAAAAAATATAAATATCTAAACCCTCAACAACCCATGCCCGCCGCAGATACCTGCTTGTCTTGGCAAAATAGTGTGGTGGCTTGCACCCGCTGTCATGCGTGCAGCCGAGTATGCCCCTCTTATTTGTTGCATCCTCAAGAAACGTTTTCACCCCGCGGACGCGTGCAATTAATGCGACTGGTGCTGGAAGGAAAACTAAAAAATAATCAAGCCGCTCCTCTGCTCGAACAGATGATACGCAGCTGTATGTTCTGTGCTAAATGCAGTACGCTGTGTGCAGGAACAGTTCCTGTACCCCATCAACTGCTCGCCGCCGCGCGGACCTATGAAATTTCTTTATTCCCGCCTTTGCTCAAGGGCTGGTTTTGGCTACATTTGCACTTTCCAAAAACCGCTAGTGTGCTGGTGAAATTTCTCTTCTTGTTACGTCGGTTAGGCATCCTGATTCCGTTTTATCCTTTATACCCGGGATGGCTCAAACACTTGTATAGAATTTTGCCGCGCCGCCCAAAAACATTTACCAAACATATAGAAAAAACAGAACAACCGGATCTTATTTATTTGCCTTCTTTGTATGCGCAATATGTGGATGCTTCCGTGGCAGAAAAAACCCTGCAACTGGCCCATGCCAAGCAGCCCGTTATTTGGCAACACACCTCCAGCGGACTCGAATTTTATCTGACCGGCAACTCGGTTGTTTGTTTGCAAACCGCTAAAAAATTATTGGTACGTTGGGAAAATACGGGCAAACGCAAAGCACTTCCCTTATTAACCGACAGCGTTGAAATTTATGTCTTTCTAAAACACTTGCCCTTTTTATTTGCCGCTTTACCGGCTTGGCAAAAGCGAGCCGAAAAATTAGCATCTCACGTACGTTTTGTAACGGATTATTCCTTTCCTAAACCCCCGCGGACGCAAAATACCTCCCCCAAAACAGCTTTGGAAGACTCTGCTTTATTATTTCCCGTAACAGAATTGTCCGAACGCGCGCAGAAAATATTGAGCGCACAGGTAGGTAAAAATTTAGTAGAGTGTGGGTATAGTCATTTTCCGTTGCCAGCGGGTGGAATGAGTTTAATTTTCCCTGCGCAGGCAACCCAAGTAGTTCTTGAAAATGTAAAAGATATCGCGCGGCAACAAATTGCTCAAATATATTGTTTGTCCAATTGGACCGCGCTAGAGCTAAACGTCGCCTTACAGCGATACTATCCGACGGCAAAAGCACAGCCTTTTATATGCTTGTTTACTAACTATGGACCAGTTCAAGAGCGAAACACCCAAATTATCCGCCGACGAGAAGTTAAATCTGCTCGTTGAGTTTGGCGCGCGCATTTCCAGCGAAGTGCGTTTGGACAGACTACTCGATATTATTGCCAAACAAATTACCCGTATGCTTGATGTAGGTTGTTGCACCATTTACCTCAAAGACGGGGAACGCAAAGAATTGTGGTCCAAAATTGCGCAGGGAAAAGGTTTAGAACATACAGAAATTCGCTTGCCGTTAGAAGGAAATACCATCATTTCTGCGGTGGCCCGCACCGGTCAATCTATCAATCTGCCTAACGCCTATGAAGACGAACGTTTCTCGATGGCTGTAGATATGGTGACCGGATTTCGCACGCATACTTTACTAGCAGTGCCACTTAAAAACAATTCCGGCAAAGTACTCGGCGTATTTCAGGTGGCCAACAAAGCAGATGGCACGCCGTTTGACAAAAAAGACGAAGGGATTTTAGTATTACTGGCTACATTAGCTGCCAGCTCTATTGAGATTGCGCGTCTGTATCAAGACGTGCACGTTGCCCAGTTGGAAACCATTTACCGTTTGGCTGTCACGGCCGAGTACCGCGATCAGCAAGATACCCGCGCGCACCTCAAAAACATCAGTATCATCTCTTATTTACTGGCACTGGCCTTGGGCATGACCAAGAAACAAGCCGAGCTTATTAAAAATGCCAGCCCTTTACACGACATCGGAAAAGTGGCCTTGGCCGATAACATTTTGCTTAAACCCGGCAAATTAACTCCGGAAGAATTTGAAATTATGAAATCTCACACGGTCTACGGTGGCCGCATTTTGGAAGGAGCTCATTCCAAAGTATTACAAATGGCACATAAGATGAGTCTGTGCCACCACGAGAAATGGAACGGCACTGGCTATCCCAAAGGGCTCAAAGAAGAAGAAATACCCCTCGAAGCGCGTATTATTACCGTGGCAGATGTGTTTGATGCATTGTGCGTTTCCCGCGTGTACAAAAAAGCGTGGAGAACCGACGATGCCTATGAGTATATCTTGCAAGAAAGCGGCAAAGCATTTGACCCGCGTGTCGTAGCGGCCTTCAAACGTATTTATCCGTCCGTTCGAAAATTATATTCTGCTCAAGCGGTCTCAACGACTACCGGATCGGCTTTCGCTCCCTCCGACTCCACGCAGCCGATCGCTGGTATACCCACTCCCAAAAATACTACAATATAGTGTCCTTTTGGCTTTCAACCTTAAGTACAAATTCAGTTGAGTGAGGAAATGATGGACAAAAAGACCGTACTCGTCGGTTTAAGCGGCGGCGTAGACTCTACGGCCGCGGCTATACTGCTTAAAGAGCAAGGCTACCGTGTTATCGGAGCCACCATGCTCATTTGGGATGATTCCCTGCCTATCCCCAAAGGCGCGCACAATAAAAATGCGTGTCTTTCTCCGGAAAAAAAAGAAGATTTGCAAGAAATTCGTGCCTTGGCGGAAAAACTGGGCATTGAATATTTGACCGTGGACTGCCGTGAGGCGTATCGCCAAGCGGTGCTAGATAATTTCCGCAGTGAATATGCCAGCGGTCGCACACCCAATCCGTGTATTTGGTGCAATAGCCGCATTAAATTTGGCGTACTGCCCACAGCGGCACGCGCACAAGGCATTGCCTTTGATAAATTTGCCACCGGGCATTATGCACGCGTGGAACAAGATGAAAAAAGCGGGGACTTTTTATTAAAAACCGCCAAAGATTTATCGCGCGACCAAAGTTATTTTTTACACCGCTTAACGCAAGAGCAATTAAAAGAAATTTTATTTCCGCTGGGAGAAATGACCAAACCGCAAATCCGTGAAATCGCGCGGAAAGCCGGATTAGCGGTGGCTGATAAAGAGGATAGCCAAGATTTCTATTGCGGCGACTATAATGATTTACTCAATTTCCCCAATAAACCGGGCGATTTGGTATTGCAAGATGGAACAGTCATCGGCAAGCATACGGGCATTTGGGGTTACACCATCGGCAAACGCAAAGGACTGGGCCTGAGCGGATACAAAGAGCCCATGTATGTGGTCGGCATTGATGCTCCCAAAAACCAAGTGATTATCGGCCCGAAAAATGCTTTGTATAAAGATACGTTGCAAGCCACGCGCTTGACGTGGACGCGCGGTCACGCTCCGGCAGAGCAATTTGAAGCCCTTGTTAAAATACGTAATTTACACCACGCCGCGCCGGCGCAAGTAACACTCAACAGTGACGGCACCCTAAGTGCCAAATTCAAAGAGCCGCAGCTCTCTATTACCGCAGGGCAAAGTGCGGTTTTGTATGATGAAGACATTGTACTAGGCGGCGGGATTATTGTATAGCGGGCGGAATTAAGGAAGTGTATAATTATCTGACCAAGCACTGCCGCTTAAAAATGTACCGTGAAAAATTTTCTCACAGTAATCACCTTTCTGTTTTTGAAAAGGGAATTTGATGGTTTGATGAAACTCTCTGCAGATAGGTGCTTGCAAATGATAATAGTCCTGGTAATGTTGAAGGTTCACTTGAAATGCAGCCCCTTTATAGGGGCCTGACCGACGTACAACATTTATTGCTAATGTTGGGTCAGAATCTTTATAAAATTCCAATGACCAATCGGCATTGGAACGCACATCAGATTGATTATATGTACGAGATTGTTCCCTGCCTGTCCAAGCAATATCCACATCTAATAAATCAAATCTGTCGGTAAAGTTGCCATTAGCCAGCCAATAAACCTCTTCTGCCTCAGAAACCGCACGCAGGACAGTTACAGCTTCTGCGGCTTTACTTTTTTCTACTGCTTTCTCATATTGTGGCAACGCAATAGCAGACAAAATACCAATGATGAGTACCACAACTAGTAATTCAATCAGCGTAAACGCCTTTTGATTTTTCATATCCATTCTCCTTTTTGTTTTTATAAGGCGGAGATCCTGAACTACAGCTTTTCAGGATGACCTTATAAGATGTGTCTTTGGAAAACGGACATAAAAAACGGCCGTTATTATCAGATCCTCTTGTAATCATCCCATAACAACAGCCGTAATTTATCACTTATAAGTGATAAACATTCAGCACAAAACGACCGGGTAATTATTCCGTTCGCTTTGTGCTTAATACGACTGTTTTCGGACTACAAGAGGGTTTTTAGTTATCTAAAAACGATCCGCATTCTGCATACGGTTCCAAAAACAGATTAAATTGTACGCCAAGCAAAACTACACTTGACCTTTTCATTATAACAAAAAATAAGCTATAATATATGTACTTGAAGGAAGCACACTTGCTTCTGCCGCGCGCAAGCGGGGCAGAGGTTTGTGCGCTAAAAATGGAAAATAACATGTACGCAATTATTGAAACTGGTGGAAAACAGTACTGGGTGAAACCCGGTCAAGATCTGCAGGTGGAAAAGCTGGACGCGGAAGTGGGAGCCACAGTAGAACTTAAAGTTCTTTGGGCCGCTAACGAAGAAGGTACCTCAGCAGATACCAAGGCATCTAAAAACGCCAAGGTCACCGCTCAAGTGATTAAACATTTGAGAGGTCCGAAAATCCTGGTCTTCAAACGCAGACCGAAAAAAGGGTATGAAAGAACCCAAGGTCACAGACAGGATTTAACGCAAATTAAAATCGCCGACATTGTACTCGGGTAAGGAGAGAAAACTATGGCACATACAAAAGCACAAGGTTCTTCCTCTAACGGACGCGACAGCCACGGTCAACGTTTGGGTGTCAAACGCTTCGGTTCCCAATTCGTACACGCCGGTGAAATCATCGTCCGCCAAAAAGGCACCAAATTCTTGCCGGGTACCAATGTAACCCGCGCCAGCGATGACAGCCTTTTTGCCCGCGTAGACGGCATTGTAACCTTTGAATGGGCTTACAGAGGCAAAAAGAAAATTTCCGTCTATCCGCAAGGAACGGAAACCAAAAAGGCCCCTGCCAAAGCAGCCGCTAAAAAAGAAGTAAAAGCCGCTGCTCCGAAAGCTAAACCGGCCGCCAAAAAAGCTCCGGCCAAAGCCAAAAAGACGGAAACCAAATAATCTGTCTGATTAAAAAGCGGCGGGCCACTACCCGCCGCTTTTTTTGACTAATAATTGCTCGTTTGTAGTTATCACTTTTGATACAATATGAAAAAGGCCGTTCGTAATGCAGCGTGATTTTTTTCAAATTCCAGACAAATTTGAATTTTCTTACGAACGCCGCGTACTAAGAAGAACGGGAGCGAAGCGACTCTCGGTACGCAAGTGAGTCAAAAATTCAAAGTTGGCCAAATTTGGAAAAAATTGTTAGCCGCCATCAGCGCAACAGCGCGGGAGAAATAATATGCAGTCAGGAAGTTTTTTGGACCATGTCAAAATTTACATCACCGCTGGTAAAGGCGGAGACGGTTGCATGTCATTTCGCCGCGAAAAATTCATCGAGTTTGGCGGCCCCAACGGTGGTTGCGGCGGCAAAGGCGGCGACGTAATTATCCAAGGCGAAAGCAACCTGACCACTCTTTTGGAACTGGCTTACAATCCGCATATTGAAGGACAAAACGGCGAAAAAGGCGGCACCTACAATAAAACCGGACGTGGCGGTGAAGATACCATTGTACTGGTTCCGTTAGGTACGCTGATTTATAAAGACGGTCAATTACTCGGCGATATCACCGCGCACGGGCAACAACTGCTAGTAGCCAAAGGCGGCATGGGCGGACGCGGAAACCAATCTTTTAAAACCCGCAATAATACGTGCCCCAAATTTGCCGAATTGGGCCAACCCGGCGAAGAAGTAACCTTAATTTTAGAATTAAAAGTGCTGGCTGATTTGGGCTTACTGGGCTTTCCCAACGCCGGAAAAAGCACCTTTTTAACCGCTATTTCCAGCGCACGCCCGCGCATTGCCGATTATCCCTTCACCACACTCAATCCCAATTTAGGTATCACCTTGCACAAGGGCACTTCTTTTGCCACGGCTGATATCCCGGGCATTATTGAAGGCGCCAGCGAAGGCAAGGGCCTCGGACATCAATTTCTAAAACATATTGAGCGCACCCGCGTTTTATTACACTTAGTGGATCCGGATGGCTTTGACGGACTAGACGCCGTTTCATCTGTCAAAGTGATTGAAAACGAGCTCAAACAATTTGACAAAAATCTAGCCAAAAAACCGCGCATTATCGTAGTAAATAAGGCAGATTTACCCTCGGCCCAAAAGGTGTATGAGCAGCTCTCAAAGAAATATAAAAAATGCAAAGTAATGCTCATGTCTGCCGCGACCGGTCAAGGGGTTAAACAGGTGCTTGATGAGGTGGTCAAAATTTTATCTGTTACTCCGGTGCCCGTTATAAAAATGGAAAAACCGCAAGCCGCTTTGCACAAAGTAGAGCCGATTTTTACCATTACCCGCGACGAGGAAGGCATCGTGCATATTACGGGCAAAAAAATTGATGAATTTATTGCCATGACCAATTTCACGCAAACAGAGGCCGTCAGCCGCTTGCGCGGTATTTTCAAAAAAATCGGTTTGGAAAAAGCCCTGTTAAAAGCCGGCGTGCAGGACGGAGATACGTTAGTGGCCGGCGGGCGGGAATTTGAATGGAACGGCAGTTTAGATAATGAAGCCGCCCAAAACCCCGAGCATGCCGGTTATAAACGCCGCGAAACCAAGGCTGAGCGTTTAGCCAAACGTGCCGAAAGACGAAAAAGCAAATAAATCTAAAAAACTCCCGCCAATCGGTGGGAGTTATTTTTTAGTAGTGCCCTTCGCTTTTGCCCTTGTCCTGAGTCGATAATCCTTCATAATTGAAATGACTTCGCTATGATCTGCTTGAGAAATAGAAAGATAATTGGGATAAGCGTCTTTGCGGTCTAATTTGTAAAAATCACTGCCCATCGTCTCTTCCATAAAATCTAGTAAATCCTGATTAAATACCGCAAACATAAAATAATCTTTTTCTTGTTTATTTGCCGGCCCAATGCCTAACGTAGCGGAAATAATGCCCGCCAGCTCGCCGGTATTGGTCATCACGCCGGATCCGCTCATACCTTTGCGCACGCCAAAATTCTTGGTATAAGCAAAGCCTAATTCCTTGACGTATTCCGTAGGGTTTGGATTGATCAGAATATTTCTTTTCCCATCGAAAATAGAAATTACAGATAAAGTGCGGTCTATTCGCCGCGTAAGTCCGCTAAACACTAAGATAGGCGGCAAATGCGGGCGTATCGCTTGGTCAAACTCTCGTCTGGCGGACGGATTTTGCTGCAAAAATGCATTAAAATAAGCCCGGTTGACTTCTACATTCTGTCCGTTTGCCCCTTGGGGGCGCCGATAGTATTTGGCCGGCAAATTGGCAAAATCCATTTTCAAAAGTGCAAAATCATAAGCTACCGGAATAGACGGATTATAAGAAGGATGAATGAAAACAGCGGGTTTTTGCGCGGTGTGCTTGGTATCTATAAATATGGAAACCGGTTGCTCTAATAAATCCATGCGCAACGTGCATCCATTTTGACAACTATTTTTGACACAATGCGCCGCAGTGGCAAACCAATTTTTACTAATGCGCGTGGCTTGGCATTTGCTCACTTGCCCTTTGGCGGGAATAATATAATACTCAAAGGTATGCCAAAAATCTTCTTTTTTACTGTGCGCATCCTCATCGGTGACGGACACAAAACTTACCTGTGCCGTCCCCAAAGAGGTCCATAATAAACCAATCAGTAAAAACAAAAATTTTTTAATCATACCTCATTGTAGCAATTTTAGTATAATAAGAAGGTCAAATGATGTTCATTTGGCATACAATTTTAATCTGTTTTTGGAACCGTATGCAGAATACGGAGCGCTGTTAAATACTAACAGCACAAGTCTAGTCCAAAGACAGTCGTTTAGGTATAGAATGAACGGAAGTCATGAGCCGTTTGTTTTATGCCAAACGTTTATCGTTTTGGCGATAAACTACGGCTGTTTTATTTGGGTTACTAGACTTGGCTCAAATAAGGCAGCCGTTTTTGCATCCGTTTTCCAAAAAATAATAAGGAGAACGGTATGAAAAAGAAACAAGGTTTTACTCTCGTCGAATTACTGGTAGTGGTGGTAATTATTGCTATCTTAACTGCCGCCGCACTACCTATGTATGAAAAGGCCTCTAGAAAAGCGCAATTTGTACAGGTACAAACTACACTACGAGCGCTCATGCAGGATGTAGACTCCTACACCATGGAAAATGGATATGATACCGGAGATTGGAACTCATTAATCCAATCTGTAAATTGCAAATCTACAACTGGCTGGGGGCAATGTAGTACAGATGAAGGAACTTATTGGACCTACCTTGAAAACAATAACGCTATCAGTATCAACTTTGTTCCTAGTTCCAAATTATTCGTAAATTCAAAAAATAGTGGCTATACCTTTGTAAAATCTATTGGGCAACCCTGGACTTGGACAAACAGCATGTCTCGATTACGAGAATACTACCCAGTTCCTGCTTATGACGAAACGTTTCAACTGTTTTGCGATTGGTGGATTAACAACGGTGGCAAGGCGATATCCGGAAGTGCGGAAAGCGTGGCTAACGCTAGTTGCAAATAAACATTAACAAACATAATAAAACCCCCGTACAAAAGTACGGGGGTTTTTTCATTGCAAAAGAGACGGTTATTTGTTAATAAATAACCCCGGGCCCATGGTAGAGCTCATGGAAATGCTCTTCACATAAACCCCTTTAGAGGTGCTGGGTTTTACACGAAGAATGGTGTCCATTACGGCTTTTGCATTTTCCGCCAATTTGGCAGCGTCAAAAGACGCTTTACCAATAATGGTGTGCACGATACCATAGGCATCTGCTTTGAATTCCACACGGCCGGCTTTCAATTCGGAGATTGTTTTAGCCAAATCAAAAGTTACCGTGCCGCTTTTCGGGTTCGGCATTAGCCCGCGAGGGCCCAAGATTTTGGCAGCTTTGGCCAAATCTTTCATCGTATCCGGAGTGGCAACCAATACATCAAAGTCAATTTTTCCTTTGATAACTTCGTCTACGATATCTTCCGCACCCACTTTGTCAGCGCCGGCTTTTTGCGCTTCCTGCGCTTTTTCACCTTTGGCGATAACAGCAATGCGTTTGGTTTTGCCGGTACCATGCGGGAGCACCACGGTGGTGCGCACTTGTTGGTCGGCTTTTTTGGTATCAATGCCTAAGCTGACG
Proteins encoded in this window:
- a CDS encoding (Fe-S)-binding protein, which encodes MKKYKYLNPQQPMPAADTCLSWQNSVVACTRCHACSRVCPSYLLHPQETFSPRGRVQLMRLVLEGKLKNNQAAPLLEQMIRSCMFCAKCSTLCAGTVPVPHQLLAAARTYEISLFPPLLKGWFWLHLHFPKTASVLVKFLFLLRRLGILIPFYPLYPGWLKHLYRILPRRPKTFTKHIEKTEQPDLIYLPSLYAQYVDASVAEKTLQLAHAKQPVIWQHTSSGLEFYLTGNSVVCLQTAKKLLVRWENTGKRKALPLLTDSVEIYVFLKHLPFLFAALPAWQKRAEKLASHVRFVTDYSFPKPPRTQNTSPKTALEDSALLFPVTELSERAQKILSAQVGKNLVECGYSHFPLPAGGMSLIFPAQATQVVLENVKDIARQQIAQIYCLSNWTALELNVALQRYYPTAKAQPFICLFTNYGPVQERNTQIIRRREVKSAR
- the rplA gene encoding 50S ribosomal protein L1, which translates into the protein MGKRMEAAKKAFDANKTYSFEEAAQIVKDNAKAKFDETVELHVSLGIDTKKADQQVRTTVVLPHGTGKTKRIAVIAKGEKAQEAQKAGADKVGAEDIVDEVIKGKIDFDVLVATPDTMKDLAKAAKILGPRGLMPNPKSGTVTFDLAKTISELKAGRVEFKADAYGIVHTIIGKASFDAAKLAENAKAVMDTILRVKPSTSKGVYVKSISMSSTMGPGLFINK
- a CDS encoding GAF domain-containing protein, which encodes MDQFKSETPKLSADEKLNLLVEFGARISSEVRLDRLLDIIAKQITRMLDVGCCTIYLKDGERKELWSKIAQGKGLEHTEIRLPLEGNTIISAVARTGQSINLPNAYEDERFSMAVDMVTGFRTHTLLAVPLKNNSGKVLGVFQVANKADGTPFDKKDEGILVLLATLAASSIEIARLYQDVHVAQLETIYRLAVTAEYRDQQDTRAHLKNISIISYLLALALGMTKKQAELIKNASPLHDIGKVALADNILLKPGKLTPEEFEIMKSHTVYGGRILEGAHSKVLQMAHKMSLCHHEKWNGTGYPKGLKEEEIPLEARIITVADVFDALCVSRVYKKAWRTDDAYEYILQESGKAFDPRVVAAFKRIYPSVRKLYSAQAVSTTTGSAFAPSDSTQPIAGIPTPKNTTI
- a CDS encoding trypsin-like serine protease encodes the protein MIKKFLFLLIGLLWTSLGTAQVSFVSVTDEDAHSKKEDFWHTFEYYIIPAKGQVSKCQATRISKNWFATAAHCVKNSCQNGCTLRMDLLEQPVSIFIDTKHTAQKPAVFIHPSYNPSIPVAYDFALLKMDFANLPAKYYRRPQGANGQNVEVNRAYFNAFLQQNPSARREFDQAIRPHLPPILVFSGLTRRIDRTLSVISIFDGKRNILINPNPTEYVKELGFAYTKNFGVRKGMSGSGVMTNTGELAGIISATLGIGPANKQEKDYFMFAVFNQDLLDFMEETMGSDFYKLDRKDAYPNYLSISQADHSEVISIMKDYRLRTRAKAKGTTKK
- the obgE gene encoding GTPase ObgE, producing MQSGSFLDHVKIYITAGKGGDGCMSFRREKFIEFGGPNGGCGGKGGDVIIQGESNLTTLLELAYNPHIEGQNGEKGGTYNKTGRGGEDTIVLVPLGTLIYKDGQLLGDITAHGQQLLVAKGGMGGRGNQSFKTRNNTCPKFAELGQPGEEVTLILELKVLADLGLLGFPNAGKSTFLTAISSARPRIADYPFTTLNPNLGITLHKGTSFATADIPGIIEGASEGKGLGHQFLKHIERTRVLLHLVDPDGFDGLDAVSSVKVIENELKQFDKNLAKKPRIIVVNKADLPSAQKVYEQLSKKYKKCKVMLMSAATGQGVKQVLDEVVKILSVTPVPVIKMEKPQAALHKVEPIFTITRDEEGIVHITGKKIDEFIAMTNFTQTEAVSRLRGIFKKIGLEKALLKAGVQDGDTLVAGGREFEWNGSLDNEAAQNPEHAGYKRRETKAERLAKRAERRKSK
- the mnmA gene encoding tRNA 2-thiouridine(34) synthase MnmA, which codes for MMDKKTVLVGLSGGVDSTAAAILLKEQGYRVIGATMLIWDDSLPIPKGAHNKNACLSPEKKEDLQEIRALAEKLGIEYLTVDCREAYRQAVLDNFRSEYASGRTPNPCIWCNSRIKFGVLPTAARAQGIAFDKFATGHYARVEQDEKSGDFLLKTAKDLSRDQSYFLHRLTQEQLKEILFPLGEMTKPQIREIARKAGLAVADKEDSQDFYCGDYNDLLNFPNKPGDLVLQDGTVIGKHTGIWGYTIGKRKGLGLSGYKEPMYVVGIDAPKNQVIIGPKNALYKDTLQATRLTWTRGHAPAEQFEALVKIRNLHHAAPAQVTLNSDGTLSAKFKEPQLSITAGQSAVLYDEDIVLGGGIIV
- the rpmA gene encoding 50S ribosomal protein L27 → MAHTKAQGSSSNGRDSHGQRLGVKRFGSQFVHAGEIIVRQKGTKFLPGTNVTRASDDSLFARVDGIVTFEWAYRGKKKISVYPQGTETKKAPAKAAAKKEVKAAAPKAKPAAKKAPAKAKKTETK
- a CDS encoding prepilin-type N-terminal cleavage/methylation domain-containing protein, encoding MKNQKAFTLIELLVVVLIIGILSAIALPQYEKAVEKSKAAEAVTVLRAVSEAEEVYWLANGNFTDRFDLLDVDIAWTGREQSRTYNQSDVRSNADWSLEFYKDSDPTLAINVVRRSGPYKGAAFQVNLQHYQDYYHLQAPICREFHQTIKFPFQKQKGDYCEKIFHGTFLSGSAWSDNYTLP
- a CDS encoding prepilin-type N-terminal cleavage/methylation domain-containing protein; its protein translation is MKKKQGFTLVELLVVVVIIAILTAAALPMYEKASRKAQFVQVQTTLRALMQDVDSYTMENGYDTGDWNSLIQSVNCKSTTGWGQCSTDEGTYWTYLENNNAISINFVPSSKLFVNSKNSGYTFVKSIGQPWTWTNSMSRLREYYPVPAYDETFQLFCDWWINNGGKAISGSAESVANASCK
- the rplU gene encoding 50S ribosomal protein L21 gives rise to the protein MYAIIETGGKQYWVKPGQDLQVEKLDAEVGATVELKVLWAANEEGTSADTKASKNAKVTAQVIKHLRGPKILVFKRRPKKGYERTQGHRQDLTQIKIADIVLG